From the Candidatus Bathyarchaeota archaeon genome, one window contains:
- a CDS encoding ferrous iron transport protein A yields MPLSALPFGCEAKITRVCGGCSLAKRLTEMGLTCGTKIKIVCEGNLHSGPVLVEVRDSRLVLGRGVATKIFVEENP; encoded by the coding sequence ATGCCTTTGAGTGCTTTGCCTTTTGGTTGTGAAGCTAAAATCACAAGGGTCTGCGGAGGATGCAGCCTTGCCAAGCGGCTAACAGAGATGGGGTTAACCTGCGGAACAAAAATCAAAATTGTCTGCGAAGGCAACCTGCACAGCGGGCCTGTCCTTGTTGAAGTCCGCGACTCCCGCCTTGTCTTAGGACGCGGCGTAGCAACCAAAATTTTTGTGGAGGAAAACCCATGA
- a CDS encoding NDP-sugar synthase: MLIGGFGTRLRPLTCTRPKALFPIVNKPLLQWTFERLAKDGVEEAVLAVNGLTEFHIRQQNTPTAGLKLSFSQDPPKMPLGTAGPIKKAQELIGNDEPFLVLNGDLFTDINYKEIFENHKQGQSIATIALHEVEDPSRYGVAELSENNQIKRFIEKPPKGTAPTNFINAGVYVLSPEIFDYIPEGRAVSMEREVFPKLAEKGAFFGHKVEGLWIDIGKPEEYLQTNMMLLDKLSAKQAQSKGNGFEVKGPVAFDEGVTIGEGSIVGPYAVLGKNVSVGKNVQIKDSVVFADAQIQDGAVISGALIGESAVIGKNVQVSEGCIIADQAKIKDAVAFSEKYKVCPAKEVSEDTLKINTKQIC, from the coding sequence ATCCTAATCGGCGGCTTTGGAACTCGGCTAAGACCCCTGACGTGTACACGCCCCAAAGCCCTGTTCCCAATCGTCAACAAACCCCTGCTTCAATGGACTTTTGAACGCCTCGCAAAAGACGGCGTAGAAGAAGCCGTGCTAGCAGTTAACGGCTTAACAGAATTCCACATAAGACAGCAAAACACCCCAACCGCAGGATTAAAACTATCATTCTCCCAAGACCCCCCAAAAATGCCGTTGGGAACCGCGGGACCCATAAAAAAAGCCCAAGAACTAATCGGCAACGACGAACCCTTCTTAGTTTTGAACGGCGACTTGTTCACCGACATAAACTATAAAGAAATTTTTGAAAACCACAAACAAGGTCAATCCATAGCCACCATTGCCCTGCATGAAGTAGAAGACCCCAGCAGATACGGCGTAGCAGAACTCTCTGAAAACAACCAGATCAAACGGTTCATCGAAAAACCACCCAAAGGAACCGCTCCAACTAATTTTATAAACGCGGGAGTCTACGTGTTGAGTCCAGAAATTTTTGATTACATTCCTGAAGGGCGAGCGGTTTCGATGGAACGGGAGGTTTTCCCCAAGTTAGCTGAGAAAGGCGCGTTTTTTGGGCATAAGGTTGAGGGTTTGTGGATAGATATTGGTAAGCCTGAGGAGTATTTGCAGACAAACATGATGCTGCTTGATAAGCTGTCAGCTAAACAGGCGCAGTCCAAAGGCAACGGTTTTGAAGTAAAAGGACCCGTCGCGTTTGATGAGGGCGTAACTATTGGCGAAGGCTCAATAGTTGGTCCTTATGCGGTATTGGGCAAGAACGTTTCTGTTGGAAAAAACGTGCAGATAAAAGATTCAGTGGTTTTTGCTGACGCCCAAATCCAAGATGGCGCAGTCATATCAGGAGCATTAATCGGTGAGAGCGCCGTTATAGGCAAGAACGTACAAGTCAGCGAGGGATGCATAATTGCAGACCAAGCAAAAATCAAAGATGCAGTGGCGTTTTCAGAAAAATACAAGGTTTGCCCAGCCAAAGAAGTTTCAGAAGATACACTAAAAATAAATACAAAACAAATCTGTTAA
- a CDS encoding Lrp/AsnC family transcriptional regulator produces MELTDVDTKILKALLEDARYSSRQIAKNVGVSVGTVLSRIKKMEDEGLIQGYSVILDHEKLGYQLTVVTEITVAKGKLVETEREISKIPGVCSVYDVTGLTDAVIVAKFRNREDLGDFTKKLLHLPFVERTNTHVVLNAVKENFRLI; encoded by the coding sequence ATGGAGTTAACTGATGTAGATACAAAAATCTTGAAGGCGCTACTGGAAGATGCGCGGTACTCGAGCAGGCAAATCGCCAAAAACGTTGGGGTATCTGTTGGTACTGTGCTTTCAAGAATCAAAAAAATGGAAGATGAAGGACTCATCCAAGGCTACTCCGTCATTTTAGACCACGAAAAACTCGGCTACCAACTAACCGTGGTTACCGAAATTACCGTTGCTAAAGGCAAGCTTGTGGAAACTGAACGTGAAATCTCCAAAATCCCTGGAGTCTGTAGCGTCTACGACGTAACAGGCTTAACCGACGCCGTTATCGTAGCAAAATTCCGAAACCGCGAAGATCTAGGCGACTTTACAAAAAAACTGTTGCACCTGCCCTTTGTAGAACGAACCAACACCCACGTTGTGCTAAACGCCGTCAAAGAAAACTTTCGCCTAATCTAA
- a CDS encoding putative sulfate/molybdate transporter, translating to MVRIGAYEFSLREFAGALGDFGPLNPFILGYIAVLGLDPAGIFLAMGVTNLIIGLVYKLPLPVEPQKAIGAAALNEHWLPGQIYISGLASGLIWLVLSFSGAVKKFAKVTPTVVIRGIQFGLMLLLLWEAVLLVQSNILLGLASVGLILVLMKNKYLPAAIALFAVGLVLTFVYNPNISLTINFAIPQLWIPSIESLTVGVITVILAQLVLTYSNAILATALAVNERFPESKLQEQSLSKNMGFMNTILSFIRGIPMCHGAGGFASQYFFGARTGGAMIMEGAIEVVLAFFFAASIASIFDAFPVAIIGGMLLFASFELGRASFKLRGTDLALVVVMGVVSFVSNLAVGFFVGLALFYVLRKVKRSKNRGK from the coding sequence ATGGTAAGAATTGGTGCGTACGAGTTTAGTTTGCGCGAGTTCGCGGGCGCATTGGGCGATTTTGGTCCGCTTAACCCGTTCATTTTAGGTTACATCGCCGTTTTAGGCTTAGACCCCGCGGGAATTTTCTTGGCTATGGGCGTCACTAATCTTATCATAGGCTTGGTTTACAAGTTGCCTTTGCCTGTGGAGCCGCAAAAAGCCATTGGGGCAGCGGCGTTAAATGAGCATTGGCTTCCTGGACAAATCTACATTAGCGGTTTGGCGTCGGGTTTGATCTGGTTAGTGTTGAGTTTTTCGGGGGCGGTTAAAAAATTTGCTAAGGTGACTCCAACTGTTGTGATTCGGGGGATTCAATTTGGTTTGATGCTTCTTTTGCTTTGGGAGGCAGTTTTGCTTGTTCAATCTAACATTTTGTTGGGGCTTGCTTCTGTGGGGCTTATCTTGGTTTTGATGAAAAACAAGTACCTGCCCGCCGCAATTGCCCTCTTTGCCGTCGGCTTGGTTCTTACTTTTGTGTATAACCCAAACATCAGCCTGACCATAAACTTTGCAATCCCCCAACTATGGATACCCTCCATAGAAAGCCTAACAGTAGGCGTCATAACCGTAATCCTTGCCCAACTAGTCCTCACCTACTCAAATGCCATACTAGCCACTGCCCTAGCCGTAAACGAACGCTTCCCCGAAAGCAAACTCCAAGAACAAAGCCTATCCAAAAACATGGGCTTCATGAACACCATCCTCTCCTTCATACGGGGCATACCCATGTGCCACGGCGCAGGTGGCTTTGCCTCACAATACTTCTTTGGCGCAAGAACGGGCGGTGCAATGATAATGGAAGGTGCGATAGAAGTGGTTTTAGCCTTCTTTTTTGCAGCTTCTATTGCCAGCATCTTTGACGCTTTTCCCGTAGCCATAATCGGGGGCATGTTGCTGTTTGCAAGCTTTGAACTTGGACGCGCATCCTTCAAACTGCGGGGAACAGATTTAGCCTTGGTGGTTGTTATGGGCGTGGTTTCTTTTGTTAGCAATCTTGCAGTGGGCTTTTTTGTTGGGTTGGCTTTGTTTTATGTTTTGAGAAAGGTGAAGCGTTCTAAAAATCGTGGCAAGTAG
- the guaA gene encoding glutamine-hydrolyzing GMP synthase has protein sequence MQTKYDTVLVLDFGGQYCHLIGRRIREHGVYSEIVPHDISPQEIKALNEKVNVKGLVFSGGPSSVYDENAPRINPKILENLPVLGLCYGHQLISQIVKGEVKPASCREYGIAQVNIDKPAGVLKGLDEKETVWMSHGDTVLSLPEEFETLAHTSSCPVAAYRHKQKPIYGLQWHPEVIHTKKGMLMLRNFIFEICKCEANWKMEDLIEKMVAEIKTDVGQAPAIIGLSGGIDSSVATALAAQALGDKLTAVFVDHGFMREGEPEAIKETFEKFDINLVIAKEQERFIKKLEGVVDPERKRKVIGEEFIRVFEEKARKSGAQYLLQGTIYPDRIESGCRKNSDVIKSHHNVAGLPSKMDFKKIVEPLRDLYKDEVRKVAKMLGLPDELVNRQPFPGPGLAVRIIGELTQEKVKVAKKADAIVREEIERNGLGEKLWQYFAVLTDTRATGVKGDSRAYGYVVAVRVMESREAMTANFAQLPYDVLERISTKITNEVPEVTHVVYDITHKPPATIEWE, from the coding sequence ATGCAAACAAAGTATGATACCGTTTTGGTTTTGGATTTTGGAGGGCAATACTGCCATTTGATAGGCAGAAGAATAAGAGAGCACGGCGTTTACTCAGAGATTGTTCCCCACGACATCTCGCCACAGGAAATCAAGGCGCTAAACGAGAAAGTCAACGTCAAAGGCCTGGTGTTTTCAGGAGGTCCCTCTAGTGTCTACGACGAAAACGCGCCCAGAATCAACCCTAAAATCTTAGAGAACCTGCCAGTTTTAGGTCTATGCTATGGTCACCAGCTCATCTCGCAGATAGTCAAAGGCGAAGTCAAACCCGCCTCATGCAGAGAATATGGCATCGCCCAAGTCAACATCGACAAACCCGCAGGCGTGCTAAAAGGGTTAGACGAGAAAGAAACGGTGTGGATGAGCCACGGCGATACCGTCTTGTCGTTGCCCGAAGAGTTTGAAACCCTTGCGCATACCTCAAGCTGCCCCGTAGCCGCGTACAGGCATAAACAAAAACCCATCTACGGCTTGCAATGGCACCCAGAAGTAATACACACCAAAAAAGGCATGCTCATGCTACGCAACTTTATCTTCGAAATATGCAAGTGCGAAGCCAACTGGAAAATGGAAGACCTCATCGAAAAGATGGTTGCAGAAATAAAAACAGACGTAGGACAAGCCCCCGCAATTATTGGGTTAAGCGGAGGGATAGATTCGAGTGTGGCAACTGCTTTGGCGGCTCAAGCGTTAGGGGATAAACTCACGGCGGTGTTTGTAGACCACGGTTTCATGCGTGAAGGCGAACCTGAAGCAATCAAAGAGACCTTTGAAAAATTTGACATAAACTTGGTAATTGCCAAAGAGCAAGAACGCTTCATCAAAAAATTAGAGGGCGTCGTTGACCCTGAAAGGAAACGCAAAGTCATCGGCGAAGAATTCATCAGGGTTTTCGAGGAGAAAGCACGAAAATCAGGTGCCCAGTATCTGCTGCAGGGAACAATTTATCCCGATAGAATCGAGTCAGGCTGCAGAAAAAACTCTGACGTAATCAAATCACACCACAACGTTGCAGGGTTACCCTCCAAGATGGACTTTAAGAAAATTGTTGAGCCCCTGCGTGACCTCTACAAAGATGAAGTGCGTAAAGTCGCCAAGATGCTAGGCTTGCCCGACGAATTGGTTAATAGGCAGCCGTTTCCAGGTCCAGGCTTGGCGGTTAGGATAATTGGCGAGTTAACCCAAGAAAAAGTCAAGGTCGCCAAGAAAGCGGATGCAATTGTTCGTGAGGAAATAGAGCGTAACGGTTTGGGTGAGAAGCTTTGGCAGTACTTTGCGGTTTTAACTGATACTCGCGCGACGGGTGTGAAGGGAGATTCTCGAGCGTACGGGTACGTGGTTGCGGTAAGAGTTATGGAAAGCCGCGAAGCCATGACAGCTAATTTCGCGCAACTACCCTACGATGTGCTGGAGAGGATTTCGACGAAAATAACTAATGAGGTTCCTGAGGTTACGCATGTGGTTTATGATATTACGCACAAGCCGCCTGCGACTATAGAGTGGGAGTAA
- a CDS encoding Gfo/Idh/MocA family oxidoreductase, with product MKKLGVAVVGTGFWGKNHARIYKELESTELIAICDVNKERAQSIAERFGAKAYTSSDEMLKDEQVNAVSICTWSTMLAQEALKALHAEKHVLVEKPMATTTQQAQTLIKTADANGLKLSVGFLMRFIPGVQQIREAVETKGIGEFVSATAKRVSQWPERIGDVGVVKDTAIHDIDIMRYVSGEDPISVYAKLGSMRHRQFEDYAQIMLTFEGGRSAFIESNWLTPYKTRKLTVTGSDAIMQLDYISQEVVIENKEQSVQPRTAFKEPLKTELEHFAQCILENKQPIITGADGIKALQIAIAAQQSSEKNQAIKL from the coding sequence ATGAAAAAGCTAGGCGTTGCTGTTGTAGGTACAGGATTTTGGGGAAAAAACCACGCAAGAATCTACAAAGAACTCGAATCCACCGAATTAATTGCTATATGTGACGTTAACAAAGAAAGGGCTCAAAGTATTGCGGAGAGGTTTGGGGCAAAAGCGTACACCAGCAGCGACGAGATGCTAAAAGATGAGCAGGTCAACGCCGTAAGCATCTGTACGTGGTCAACTATGCTTGCCCAAGAAGCCCTAAAAGCGTTGCATGCTGAAAAACATGTCCTTGTGGAGAAACCCATGGCAACAACCACGCAGCAAGCACAAACCCTCATAAAAACCGCCGACGCCAACGGCTTAAAGCTTTCAGTTGGGTTCTTGATGCGCTTCATCCCCGGAGTGCAGCAAATCAGAGAAGCCGTGGAAACCAAGGGCATCGGAGAATTCGTGTCGGCAACCGCCAAAAGAGTCTCACAGTGGCCTGAACGAATAGGCGATGTCGGCGTCGTCAAAGACACAGCTATCCACGACATAGACATTATGCGCTACGTTTCTGGTGAAGACCCAATTAGCGTGTATGCAAAACTGGGAAGCATGCGTCACCGCCAGTTTGAAGATTACGCCCAAATCATGCTCACCTTCGAAGGCGGAAGAAGCGCGTTTATCGAATCAAACTGGTTAACGCCGTACAAAACCCGCAAGTTGACAGTCACGGGTAGCGATGCTATTATGCAGCTTGACTACATTTCCCAAGAAGTAGTCATCGAAAACAAGGAGCAGTCGGTGCAGCCCAGAACCGCATTTAAAGAACCGCTAAAAACGGAACTGGAGCATTTTGCACAGTGCATCTTAGAGAACAAACAACCAATTATAACAGGTGCCGACGGCATAAAAGCTCTACAGATTGCAATTGCCGCCCAACAATCATCAGAAAAAAACCAAGCAATCAAACTATAA
- a CDS encoding serine acetyltransferase: MNSKSDSSKQKAKGRWAEPWNPDDMLEELMKCKQTPKEDWAQTSLPALVEDIAENYDTFGGMDHLEGKDLPSKKAVIEVLEDFLTVFFPGYRGKAEITKSNVKYVLGNTLTSIQTRLTDEVEKSLKHICRKIEECPQDVCRRRAEIVVTELLESIPEIRKLLKGDIEAAYKGDPAAVSTEEVIISYPGVFAITTHRVAHELHLRGVPLIPRILNEHVHSLTGIDIHPGAEIGKNFFIDHGTGVVIGETTEIGDNVKLYQGVTLGALSFPKDEKGRIIKGMKRHPTIGNNVVIYSGATLLGPDAVIGDNVVIGGNVWITEPVPSGTKVTMAIPEKNIKKERNQQ; this comes from the coding sequence ATGAACTCTAAGTCTGATAGTTCAAAGCAGAAAGCCAAGGGGCGCTGGGCGGAGCCTTGGAATCCAGATGATATGTTAGAGGAGTTAATGAAGTGCAAACAAACGCCTAAGGAGGATTGGGCGCAAACAAGCTTGCCCGCGCTTGTTGAGGATATAGCAGAGAACTATGACACGTTTGGCGGCATGGACCATCTTGAAGGAAAAGATTTGCCCTCAAAAAAAGCTGTCATAGAAGTTTTAGAAGATTTCCTAACAGTATTCTTCCCCGGCTACAGGGGAAAAGCAGAAATCACCAAGTCCAACGTGAAATACGTGCTGGGTAACACGTTAACGTCTATTCAGACTAGACTAACTGATGAGGTTGAGAAGAGCCTTAAGCACATATGCCGAAAAATCGAGGAGTGCCCTCAAGATGTGTGCCGACGCCGCGCAGAAATCGTAGTCACCGAACTGCTAGAAAGCATTCCTGAAATCCGAAAACTACTCAAAGGCGACATAGAAGCCGCATACAAAGGCGACCCCGCCGCCGTAAGCACCGAAGAAGTCATCATAAGCTACCCAGGAGTTTTCGCCATAACCACCCACCGAGTAGCCCATGAACTTCACCTACGCGGAGTTCCATTGATTCCAAGAATCCTAAACGAACACGTACACTCCCTAACAGGCATCGACATCCACCCTGGAGCAGAAATCGGCAAAAACTTTTTCATAGACCACGGAACAGGCGTAGTCATCGGCGAAACAACCGAGATTGGGGATAACGTCAAGTTGTATCAGGGCGTTACGTTGGGCGCACTAAGTTTTCCCAAAGACGAAAAAGGACGCATAATCAAAGGCATGAAAAGGCACCCCACCATCGGAAACAACGTGGTTATTTACTCTGGAGCAACCCTGCTGGGTCCCGATGCGGTAATTGGCGACAATGTGGTTATTGGGGGAAACGTGTGGATAACCGAGCCTGTTCCGTCAGGAACCAAAGTGACCATGGCGATTCCTGAAAAGAACATCAAAAAAGAAAGAAACCAGCAGTAA
- a CDS encoding ferrous iron transport protein A: protein MCLSNLKPGQTAIVVKIAATGSVRRRIMDMGLCRGSRVKVICCAPLGDPMELELRDYKLSLRKKEAQTIFVEADS, encoded by the coding sequence TTGTGTTTAAGCAATCTAAAACCTGGTCAAACCGCCATAGTGGTAAAAATAGCTGCTACAGGCTCAGTGAGACGCCGAATAATGGATATGGGTCTTTGCAGAGGCTCTCGTGTCAAGGTGATTTGCTGTGCCCCGCTAGGTGACCCTATGGAACTTGAACTCCGTGATTACAAACTTAGTTTGCGCAAGAAAGAGGCTCAGACGATTTTTGTGGAGGCGGATTCTTAG
- a CDS encoding nucleotide sugar dehydrogenase, whose translation MLALLQLKKEEVDTPEKRNAYAVCIVGCGQKGVFYALAFAEAGYKVTCVDANQSAVRHLSKGSIQNGDHETEIKLKRFLRAERISVTGDLKKAVVQSSIIVITVGARIDSKKAAQYTKVVSCCKQVGVALPKGSMVVYGGTAGLGVIETAVKETLENTSGYKTGEDFALAYNPVIQGAEQIGNEEIKIAASDNKSLEATALIFETLTKKGVKKISDLKTAEVAALFSVVKRDVEVAFVNELAVFCEKAGVDYGEASKLLAGKRELALPTIAEEDTREEVYLLLDSAENLGFRFHLPKVARKINEDMVRHAFNLTQQALRSCNKPVRRAKIAVIGATVTAGTAGADLVELLEAKGAKINFYDPQSADKRQEGTRAGKRTLNETVEGTDCIVILSEQDQLKRLNLKKLHVVMKHPAAIVDLTQKVDPQKADAAGFTYQGLGAGTK comes from the coding sequence TTGCTTGCTCTCCTACAACTAAAAAAAGAAGAAGTAGACACGCCCGAAAAACGCAACGCCTACGCTGTATGCATTGTAGGGTGTGGGCAAAAAGGAGTTTTTTATGCTCTAGCTTTTGCAGAAGCAGGCTACAAAGTAACATGCGTAGATGCTAACCAAAGCGCAGTCAGACATTTATCAAAAGGCAGTATACAAAACGGCGACCACGAAACCGAAATCAAACTCAAAAGGTTCCTCAGGGCAGAGAGAATATCGGTTACGGGAGATTTGAAGAAGGCAGTTGTCCAAAGCAGCATAATTGTAATAACTGTAGGCGCGAGAATTGATTCTAAGAAGGCGGCTCAGTACACCAAAGTTGTTAGCTGTTGTAAGCAAGTTGGCGTGGCTCTTCCAAAGGGGAGCATGGTGGTTTACGGGGGCACCGCAGGATTGGGCGTTATCGAAACCGCAGTTAAAGAAACTTTGGAGAACACGTCAGGATACAAAACAGGCGAAGACTTTGCTTTAGCCTACAACCCCGTAATTCAGGGAGCAGAACAAATTGGCAACGAAGAAATCAAAATCGCCGCCAGCGACAACAAAAGCCTAGAAGCAACCGCCCTAATCTTTGAGACCCTAACAAAAAAAGGCGTAAAAAAAATTTCTGATTTGAAAACTGCGGAAGTCGCCGCGTTGTTTTCGGTTGTTAAACGCGATGTAGAAGTGGCGTTTGTTAATGAGTTGGCGGTTTTTTGTGAAAAAGCAGGGGTGGATTACGGGGAAGCAAGCAAGCTTTTGGCGGGAAAACGTGAACTTGCGTTGCCAACTATAGCGGAGGAGGACACGCGTGAAGAGGTGTATTTGCTTTTGGACAGCGCTGAGAACCTTGGTTTTAGATTTCATTTGCCCAAGGTTGCCCGGAAAATAAACGAGGACATGGTTAGGCACGCGTTTAATTTGACGCAGCAGGCGCTTAGAAGCTGCAATAAACCCGTAAGACGCGCAAAAATCGCGGTTATAGGCGCCACAGTAACGGCGGGAACTGCAGGGGCAGATCTTGTGGAGCTGCTAGAAGCTAAGGGCGCGAAAATCAACTTTTATGACCCCCAGAGCGCAGATAAAAGGCAGGAGGGCACACGCGCGGGTAAAAGAACCCTAAACGAAACCGTGGAAGGCACAGATTGCATCGTGATTTTGTCTGAGCAGGACCAGCTTAAAAGGTTAAACCTTAAGAAGCTACATGTAGTAATGAAGCATCCCGCGGCTATTGTGGATTTAACGCAAAAAGTTGACCCGCAAAAAGCGGATGCAGCAGGATTCACCTATCAAGGCTTAGGAGCAGGAACCAAATGA
- the glmM gene encoding phosphoglucosamine mutase produces the protein MSSKKLFGTNGIRGVVNQELTPEIAVKAGSSIGTFFGANKNLLVGHDARTSGAMFSKAVISGLMATGCNVYFAGMAPTPALQFAVKNHKMDGGVIITASHNPPHYNGIKAIWSDGIETSHEQEAEIENIYFENKIQYAPWNKLGSTHELDNVNGEYVEAMKKHVNVEKIAKKQFHVVIDAANSVGGLAAPILMRELGCKITSINANIDGTFPGRMPEPRPENLSVLSKTVKAIGADLGVAFDGDADRSIFVDETGQIHMGDKSFAVVEKQFLIKNPNSKIVTPVSSSTLIKDVADAYKGEIVWTKVGSVTVSQKMKEINAVLGGEENGGVFYGPHQAVRDGAMTTALLLNIMEETGKSLSELVAEQPQYFIEKGTVECTNEQKPKLLEKLLEQLKGMNINTLDGAKIWFDDKSAILLRPSGTEPAFRMYAEAKTPQRAKDLVKEYQSKLEAILETI, from the coding sequence ATGAGTTCAAAAAAACTGTTTGGAACAAACGGCATCCGCGGAGTCGTTAATCAAGAATTAACCCCTGAAATAGCAGTGAAAGCAGGGTCATCGATAGGGACATTTTTTGGAGCAAACAAGAACCTGCTGGTAGGTCATGACGCCCGAACCAGCGGAGCCATGTTTTCCAAAGCAGTCATTTCAGGGTTGATGGCTACTGGCTGCAACGTATATTTTGCAGGCATGGCACCCACCCCAGCCTTGCAGTTCGCCGTTAAAAACCACAAAATGGACGGCGGAGTAATCATAACCGCTTCACACAATCCCCCCCACTACAACGGCATCAAAGCCATCTGGAGCGACGGCATAGAAACCAGCCACGAACAAGAAGCCGAAATCGAAAACATCTACTTCGAAAACAAAATCCAGTACGCCCCCTGGAACAAACTTGGCAGCACCCACGAACTCGACAACGTAAACGGCGAATATGTGGAAGCCATGAAAAAACATGTTAACGTAGAGAAAATCGCTAAAAAACAGTTCCATGTTGTCATTGACGCCGCCAACAGCGTCGGAGGATTAGCCGCGCCGATTCTCATGCGTGAATTAGGATGCAAAATAACCAGCATAAACGCCAACATCGACGGCACGTTCCCAGGAAGGATGCCTGAGCCGCGCCCAGAAAACCTCTCGGTGTTATCAAAGACCGTGAAAGCTATAGGCGCAGATTTGGGTGTAGCCTTTGACGGCGATGCTGACCGCTCCATATTCGTCGACGAAACGGGGCAAATCCACATGGGCGACAAAAGCTTTGCAGTCGTCGAAAAACAGTTCCTGATAAAAAACCCCAACTCCAAAATCGTCACCCCTGTTAGTTCTTCCACGCTTATCAAGGACGTAGCCGATGCGTACAAGGGCGAGATTGTCTGGACAAAAGTTGGAAGCGTCACGGTTTCGCAGAAGATGAAGGAAATTAACGCTGTTTTGGGCGGAGAAGAAAACGGAGGAGTCTTTTATGGTCCACATCAAGCTGTGCGTGATGGCGCTATGACGACTGCTTTGCTTTTGAATATCATGGAGGAAACGGGTAAGAGTCTTTCAGAGCTTGTTGCAGAACAGCCACAGTACTTCATCGAAAAAGGCACAGTTGAATGCACAAACGAGCAAAAACCAAAACTGCTAGAGAAACTCTTAGAGCAACTAAAAGGCATGAACATCAACACGTTAGACGGCGCAAAAATCTGGTTTGACGACAAAAGCGCAATCCTGCTTCGACCCAGCGGAACCGAACCCGCATTTAGGATGTATGCAGAAGCCAAAACACCCCAAAGAGCCAAAGACCTAGTCAAAGAATACCAAAGCAAACTCGAAGCCATACTTGAAACAATTTAA
- a CDS encoding Trm112 family protein, which yields MKRKLMEILACPIDKHHPLELHVFEETDEVVEGLIVCPQCQRWYPIRDEIPEMLPDDLRKETEDLPFLKKWKTQAPPSIVTEGKPFNLKG from the coding sequence ATGAAACGAAAACTTATGGAAATTCTTGCTTGCCCCATTGATAAGCATCATCCGTTGGAGCTTCATGTTTTTGAAGAAACAGACGAAGTTGTCGAAGGCTTAATTGTCTGCCCCCAATGCCAAAGGTGGTATCCAATACGCGACGAAATCCCCGAGATGCTGCCTGATGATTTGCGAAAAGAAACCGAAGATTTGCCTTTCCTAAAGAAATGGAAAACTCAGGCACCCCCAAGCATAGTGACTGAGGGTAAACCCTTTAATCTAAAAGGGTAA
- the cysK gene encoding cysteine synthase A has product MKRVYDSVLEVIGKTPLIRLNRLAQGLDAVVLVKFEASNPGGSVKDRIGKSMIEQAEKQGVLKPGCTIVEPTSGNTGIGLAMVAAVKGYKIIIVMPETMSIERRKLLQAYGAKVVLSKGTEGMGGAIEKAQEIAQTTPSCVVLQQFKNIANPMVHMETTGPEIWEDTGGEVDVLVAGVGTGGTITGISQYIKALKPTLKAVAVEPENSPVLSGGKAGPHKIQGIGAGFVPEVYKRDVVDEVFQVKDADAIETAKLLSKKEGMLTGISSGAAVYTALQIAKRPESKGKTIVAILPDTGERYLSTELFEEAQKEK; this is encoded by the coding sequence TTGAAGCGTGTGTATGATAGCGTTTTGGAGGTCATAGGTAAAACTCCGCTTATACGCCTAAACCGTTTAGCGCAGGGTCTAGACGCGGTAGTTTTGGTAAAGTTTGAAGCGTCAAATCCTGGGGGGAGCGTCAAAGACCGTATTGGGAAGAGTATGATTGAGCAAGCTGAAAAACAAGGCGTCCTAAAGCCTGGCTGCACTATTGTTGAGCCAACAAGCGGAAACACGGGGATAGGTCTTGCCATGGTGGCGGCAGTTAAAGGCTACAAAATCATAATTGTCATGCCCGAAACCATGAGCATAGAAAGACGAAAACTGCTACAAGCGTACGGCGCCAAAGTTGTCCTCTCAAAAGGCACAGAGGGCATGGGCGGTGCGATTGAAAAAGCTCAAGAAATCGCCCAAACTACGCCAAGCTGCGTAGTTCTTCAGCAGTTCAAGAACATAGCCAACCCCATGGTGCACATGGAAACAACAGGTCCTGAAATCTGGGAGGACACTGGGGGAGAGGTGGATGTTTTGGTTGCGGGGGTAGGCACGGGAGGTACAATAACGGGCATATCCCAGTACATTAAAGCGCTAAAGCCCACGCTTAAAGCGGTGGCGGTGGAGCCTGAAAACTCTCCAGTTCTTAGCGGCGGAAAAGCTGGACCCCACAAAATCCAAGGCATAGGCGCAGGATTTGTCCCTGAAGTCTACAAACGTGACGTGGTGGATGAGGTCTTCCAAGTCAAAGACGCAGACGCTATCGAAACTGCAAAGCTGCTATCCAAAAAGGAAGGCATGCTAACAGGAATTTCTTCAGGCGCAGCTGTTTATACGGCGTTGCAGATAGCAAAAAGACCAGAAAGCAAGGGCAAAACCATCGTGGCAATTCTTCCCGACACTGGAGAGCGGTACCTAAGCACTGAGCTGTTTGAAGAAGCCCAAAAAGAGAAGTAA